In a single window of the Pseudanabaena sp. BC1403 genome:
- a CDS encoding ABC transporter substrate-binding protein gives MGKTVVRFCAIALITLLIAVSFGGLYPQSLRADGNAISIAVAAPLSGDGASGGQEIVDSIKLYIDATNRDGGINGRQLKLNIFDDKGNADGATQVANEIAKSDALVVLGHRSSDASIAAGSIYQDKKLPAITGTANNPKVTSDRPYYFRMIYTNPALAKTLSIYAQQVLQLKTASVIYDKASKNEQAQSELIKSAFEANGTGKIQKIWAIDSDPNNRKASVQQIVNEIAAEPDAGILFLTLSKEEVAEDFLVALKQKGLKNSILGEQALGRESFAKRFEKYDEEKQNAGFFTDGMYVPLPILFDSAGADAQDFLTSYQKTYNKTPSYLGAKFYEAAIVAVDAIRKVNLKGTNVEGDREQVREALAALNNRKVGIRGLTGLLYFNSDRNSDQPVRLAQFQNQKLISASQQFTPIANPERLNLPKEIQAGSIVQSGEQYFWRQRVVYAGMDINKLNRIDKATFTADFYVWFRYNGNDEPTEIQFPDAVTNSVNPTAPVFDGKAPIKAQVVNGLNYRLYRVRGEFRNAFDFRDYPFDSQRLNLRFDNPNLSTDRLIYAIDKVGLKLPRPEVEERKPFQGLQLWTFKNITYFQDSSRSTSTQGDPDLFQSNAQVEYPGLSIRMTFQRKTLVFLSKNVLPLILLSLLTYCCLFFPYTMFVPRTMAPASALLSGIVLLLSFNNQLPEVGYTVAMEYVFYVYFCLCLLPILVTVVGTKLEKDGHKKAFKYLNIASWIVYPLILIITISIFAISYSDRLV, from the coding sequence ATGGGTAAGACAGTTGTAAGATTTTGCGCGATCGCTTTGATCACGCTACTGATCGCAGTATCGTTTGGGGGACTATATCCGCAAAGTTTGCGAGCCGATGGTAATGCGATCTCGATCGCCGTCGCAGCGCCTCTAAGTGGTGATGGCGCTAGTGGTGGTCAGGAAATAGTCGATAGTATCAAGTTATATATTGATGCGACCAATCGTGACGGGGGCATTAATGGTCGTCAGCTTAAGTTAAATATTTTTGACGATAAGGGTAATGCGGATGGGGCAACACAAGTTGCTAATGAAATCGCCAAAAGTGACGCATTGGTTGTGTTAGGGCATCGCTCTTCAGATGCCTCGATCGCTGCGGGGAGCATTTACCAAGATAAGAAATTACCAGCGATTACAGGTACAGCCAATAATCCAAAGGTGACGAGCGATCGCCCTTACTATTTTCGGATGATTTATACCAATCCTGCCCTTGCTAAAACCCTATCGATCTATGCGCAGCAGGTATTGCAATTAAAAACTGCGAGTGTGATTTATGACAAGGCTAGTAAAAATGAACAAGCACAGTCAGAATTAATTAAGTCTGCCTTTGAAGCTAATGGTACTGGCAAAATTCAAAAAATTTGGGCGATCGATTCTGACCCCAATAATCGCAAAGCTTCGGTGCAGCAAATTGTCAATGAAATAGCTGCTGAGCCTGACGCGGGAATTTTGTTTTTAACTTTATCTAAAGAGGAGGTTGCTGAAGATTTCTTGGTAGCTCTCAAACAAAAGGGTTTAAAGAATTCGATTTTGGGAGAACAGGCTCTTGGACGAGAATCATTTGCTAAGCGTTTTGAAAAATATGACGAAGAAAAGCAAAATGCAGGATTCTTTACTGATGGGATGTATGTGCCATTGCCCATCTTGTTTGATAGTGCTGGAGCTGATGCTCAAGACTTTCTGACATCCTATCAAAAAACCTATAACAAGACTCCTTCGTACTTAGGGGCAAAGTTTTATGAGGCAGCGATCGTCGCAGTGGATGCAATCCGTAAAGTCAATCTTAAAGGTACAAACGTAGAAGGCGATCGCGAACAGGTGCGTGAGGCTTTGGCGGCACTAAATAATCGCAAAGTAGGGATTAGAGGCTTAACTGGCTTGTTGTATTTCAATAGCGATCGCAATAGCGATCAGCCTGTGCGCCTTGCCCAATTCCAAAACCAAAAACTGATTTCTGCTTCTCAGCAATTTACACCAATCGCTAATCCTGAAAGACTCAATCTACCGAAAGAAATCCAAGCAGGAAGCATCGTTCAATCGGGCGAGCAGTATTTTTGGCGGCAGCGGGTGGTTTATGCAGGGATGGATATCAATAAGCTGAATCGCATTGATAAGGCAACCTTTACCGCCGATTTTTATGTGTGGTTTCGCTATAACGGCAATGATGAACCTACGGAGATTCAGTTTCCTGATGCGGTCACCAATAGCGTCAACCCCACAGCTCCAGTATTTGATGGCAAAGCACCAATCAAGGCGCAGGTTGTCAATGGCTTGAACTATCGTCTCTATCGGGTGCGTGGTGAATTTCGGAATGCCTTTGATTTTCGCGATTATCCCTTTGATTCGCAAAGATTAAACTTGCGTTTTGATAATCCTAATCTATCTACTGATCGGTTAATTTATGCGATCGATAAGGTTGGCTTAAAATTGCCAAGACCTGAAGTCGAAGAACGTAAACCATTTCAAGGACTCCAGCTTTGGACTTTTAAAAATATCACCTATTTCCAAGATTCATCACGCAGTACTTCCACTCAAGGCGATCCTGATTTGTTTCAGTCCAATGCTCAAGTGGAATACCCTGGATTAAGCATTCGCATGACTTTCCAGCGTAAAACCTTAGTATTTCTCTCTAAGAATGTCTTGCCTCTGATCTTGCTATCGCTTCTAACCTATTGCTGCCTATTCTTCCCCTATACGATGTTTGTGCCCCGTACGATGGCTCCTGCCTCGGCACTACTATCAGGAATTGTGTTGTTACTCTCTTTTAACAATCAACTTCCTGAAGTTGGCTACACCGTAGCGATGGAATATGTATTTTATGTCTATTTCTGTTTGTGTTTACTACCGATTCTGGTCACAGTAGTCGGCACGAAACTAGAAAAAGATGGGCATAAAAAAGCTTTTAAATACTTAAATATTGCTTCGTGGATTGTCTATCCATTGATTTTGATCATCACAATTTCGATTTTTGCGATTAGCTATAGCGATCGCTTAGTTTGA